The genomic window CGGCGATCTGGACGGATCTGGCGGTTGGGATTTGTTCCGCGCGCACCTTGGGCACCGGTGGGTAGGACGGCGCCATGGTCagcgagctcctcgcgacggcgatgtcGGTGGGGACGACGGATGAAGCCTGGGAGACGAGTCCGCACAGGCCCTCTTGTCCTTCGTGAAGGCGACCGCAGGCGCAGACGGGTCTTTGGCGCCTGGTCTGCCTCACCATCAGTGACCGTATCCAAATATCGCGGACGAGATTCCCGTGTTCCCGTCtggtcgtcgcgctcgagccagTGTCGTTTCTCTCCCGGCCGCGGCACTTGctggcgcgcggtcgaggccGACATGAGCAACCAGGGAGAGGGACCCCAGTCCACCGCGGATCTTACCGCCTTTGtgagcgccccgcccgccccctcCGAGCCCGCGTGACGCCCCGCtttccacgacgccgcgcggcgctcggctcgCCCCCCGTTTTTTCAAAGTCGTCCCCCCATTTCGTCGAGCGGACGCCTGAGATCGCCCGCCTCTCCCGCCCCCGAAACCCGACGCAGGTCCAGAACCTGCTGACGCAGATGCAGTCGCGTTTCCAGCAGATGAGCGACAGCATCATCAACCGCATCGACGAGATGGGCGAGCGGATAGACGACCTGGAGAGGTCCGTCCAGGATCTGGTGTCacaggcggaggagggcgacggcgagaacaAAGGCGCAGTCTCCAAGCAATGACGACAGACAAAGACTAGGCTCTCGCGATGTAAAACAGCAACGGTTACCGACGCGTCACAGCTCGTCCCTCGTACGATCCCCCCAACCCGGCGCCCCGAGACTTGGCACTCGACCGTCCCCAGTCTCCATCGCTTCGCTCGGCACCGCCTCAAacgtcgcggctcgcgcaTCCTCCCTCGACTTCGGCTTTGTGTGCGTttgcccgtcgtcgtcgccgcccgcccccttCTTCTTCACGCGCATCTCCCACGCCTCGGGCTCCGTCAGCACGTCCTCGCACCGGATGTTCTCCCCGTCGACGCACTCGTAGGGCGTcgggtcctcgtccgcgaagaGGC from Micromonas commoda chromosome 11, complete sequence includes these protein-coding regions:
- a CDS encoding predicted protein yields the protein MSNQGEGPQSTADLTAFVQNLLTQMQSRFQQMSDSIINRIDEMGERIDDLERSVQDLVSQAEEGDGENKGAVSKQ